TCATCGACGGCATCCGCCTGTCCAAGGCGCGCCGCTTCCGCTACGCCAACCGGGACATGGCGGACCTGGAGCGGCAGCTGAAGGAGGCGTCCGAGGGCGGCGCCCGCCGCAAGCTGATCGTCACCGACGGCGTCTTCTCCATGGACGGCTATGTCGCCCCGCTGCGCGAGATCTGTGACCTCGCCGACCGCTACGACGCCATGGTCATGGTGGACGACTCGCACGCCGTCGGCTTCGTCGGCCCCGGCGGCCGCGGCACCCCCGAGCTGCACGGCGTCATGGACCGCGTCGACATCGTCACGGGCACCCTCGGCAAGGCGCTCGGCGGCGCCTCCGGCGGTTACGTCGCCGCCCGCGCCGAGATCGTCGCCCTGCTGCGCCAGCGCTCGCGGCCGTACCTCTTCTCGAACACGCTCGCCCCGGTGATCGCCGCGGCCTCGCTCAAGGTGCTCGACCTGCTGGAGTCGGCGGGCGACCTGCGCGAGAGGCTGAGCGAGAACACCGCCCTCTTCCGCCGCCGGATGACCGAGGAGGGCTTCGACATCCTCCCGGGCGACCACGCCATCGCCCCGGTGATGATCGGCGACGCGGCGAGGGCCGGCCGTATGGCCGAGCTGCTGCTGGAGCGCGGCGT
The Streptomyces sp. CGMCC 4.7035 DNA segment above includes these coding regions:
- a CDS encoding glycine C-acetyltransferase, whose translation is MFDSVRDDLRATLDEIRAAGLHKPERVIGTPQSATVNVTAGGRPGEVLNFCANNYLGLADHPAVIAAAHEALDRWGYGMASVRFICGTQEVHKELEARLSAFLGQEDTILYSSCFDANGGVFETLLGEEDAVISDALNHASIIDGIRLSKARRFRYANRDMADLERQLKEASEGGARRKLIVTDGVFSMDGYVAPLREICDLADRYDAMVMVDDSHAVGFVGPGGRGTPELHGVMDRVDIVTGTLGKALGGASGGYVAARAEIVALLRQRSRPYLFSNTLAPVIAAASLKVLDLLESAGDLRERLSENTALFRRRMTEEGFDILPGDHAIAPVMIGDAARAGRMAELLLERGVYVIGFSYPVVPQGQARIRVQLSAAHSTEDVNRAVDAFVAARTELDAEPTA